One part of the Nocardia higoensis genome encodes these proteins:
- the murG gene encoding undecaprenyldiphospho-muramoylpentapeptide beta-N-acetylglucosaminyltransferase has translation MEEYQVTTKDSGSLPSSARISVIVAGGGTAGHIEPALAVADALRRLDPSIRVTALGTERGLETRLVPERGYPLELIPPVPLPRKPTLDLLKLPARVRASVRRTRAVIDAVEADVIIGFGGYVALPAYLAAGPGLLRRRRAVPVVVHEANAKAGIANKIGARVAARVLAAVPDSGLPGAEVVGIPVRESITALDRAGLRGEARAHFGLPGEGPVLLVFGGSQGARSLNEAVSAAAPQLAAAGISVLHAHGPKNTLEVPPPVGSARYVAVPYLSRMDLAYAAADAVVCRSGAMTVAEVSAVGLPAFYVPLPHGNGEQEFNARPIVTQGGGRIVPDQELTPEYVIDEVIPLLLDRTRLTEMGRAAAGAGHRDAADAVARIAVQVAR, from the coding sequence GTGGAGGAGTATCAGGTGACCACGAAGGATTCCGGTTCGCTGCCCTCGTCCGCGAGGATCTCGGTGATCGTCGCGGGCGGAGGCACGGCAGGACATATCGAACCGGCTCTGGCGGTCGCCGACGCGCTGCGCAGGCTCGATCCCTCGATCCGCGTGACGGCGCTCGGCACCGAGCGCGGTCTGGAGACCCGGCTGGTGCCCGAGCGCGGCTATCCGCTCGAGCTGATCCCGCCGGTTCCGTTGCCGCGCAAGCCGACTCTCGATCTGCTGAAGTTGCCTGCCCGGGTGCGGGCTTCGGTGCGCCGCACCCGGGCGGTGATCGACGCGGTCGAGGCGGACGTGATCATCGGTTTCGGCGGCTATGTCGCCTTGCCCGCCTATCTCGCGGCGGGCCCCGGTCTGCTGCGGCGCAGGCGCGCGGTGCCGGTGGTAGTGCACGAGGCGAATGCCAAGGCGGGCATCGCCAACAAGATCGGCGCGCGGGTGGCCGCGAGGGTTCTGGCCGCCGTGCCGGATTCGGGCTTGCCCGGAGCGGAAGTGGTGGGCATCCCGGTGCGGGAGTCGATCACCGCGCTGGACCGGGCCGGACTGCGCGGCGAGGCGCGCGCGCATTTCGGGCTGCCCGGTGAGGGGCCGGTGCTGCTGGTGTTCGGTGGTTCGCAGGGCGCGCGCAGCCTGAACGAGGCGGTCTCCGCGGCCGCCCCGCAACTGGCCGCGGCGGGCATCTCGGTGCTGCACGCGCACGGTCCCAAGAACACCCTGGAGGTGCCCCCGCCGGTGGGATCCGCGCGCTATGTCGCGGTGCCGTACCTGTCGCGGATGGATCTGGCCTACGCCGCCGCCGACGCGGTGGTGTGCCGCTCGGGTGCGATGACGGTCGCCGAGGTCTCCGCGGTCGGCCTGCCCGCGTTCTACGTGCCGCTGCCGCACGGCAACGGCGAGCAGGAATTCAACGCCCGCCCGATCGTCACCCAGGGCGGTGGCAGAATCGTTCCCGACCAGGAACTGACGCCCGAATACGTGATCGACGAGGTGATTCCGCTGCTGCTCGACCGAACCCGGTTGACCGAGATGGGCCGCGCCGCCGCAGGCGCCGGGCATCGCGACGCCGCCGACGCGGTGGCACGCATCGCCGTGCAGGTCGCGCGGTGA
- a CDS encoding cell division protein SepF — MSTLHKFKAYFGMVPLEDYEDDYVDDRASRASERGGARGPRPYSERPAYGADRYGEERYGADRFGAERFGPERFGAERFGAERFEDDAEYPEPAYKSYKPAYPPRREEYPEDNYGEDPYEPPRRPTRIESASASAAGRFRAGGGASALRGATRGALAVDPVAEERRLEERLRPEPAPARRPGIFEDGGPLSKITTLRPRDYSEARIIGERFREGNPVIMDLVELSNADAKRLVDFAAGLAFALRGSFDKVASKVFLLSPADVDVSAEERRRIAETGFYNQK, encoded by the coding sequence ATGAGCACGCTGCACAAGTTCAAGGCGTACTTCGGCATGGTTCCGCTCGAGGATTACGAAGACGACTACGTCGACGATCGCGCCTCGCGCGCGAGCGAGCGCGGTGGCGCGCGCGGACCCCGTCCGTACTCCGAGCGGCCGGCCTACGGCGCCGACCGCTACGGCGAAGAGCGTTACGGCGCCGATCGTTTCGGGGCCGAGCGGTTCGGCCCCGAGCGCTTCGGTGCCGAGCGCTTCGGTGCCGAGCGCTTCGAAGACGACGCCGAGTACCCGGAGCCCGCCTACAAGTCCTACAAGCCGGCATACCCCCCGCGTCGCGAGGAGTACCCGGAGGACAACTACGGCGAGGATCCCTACGAGCCGCCGCGCAGGCCCACCCGTATCGAGTCCGCGTCCGCGTCCGCCGCCGGCCGGTTCCGCGCGGGGGGTGGCGCATCGGCGTTGCGGGGAGCCACCCGGGGTGCGCTCGCCGTCGATCCCGTGGCCGAGGAGCGCCGCCTCGAGGAGCGGCTACGCCCCGAGCCCGCGCCCGCTCGCCGTCCCGGGATCTTCGAGGACGGAGGTCCCTTGTCCAAGATCACCACACTGCGCCCGCGCGACTACAGCGAGGCCAGGATCATCGGCGAGCGGTTCCGCGAGGGCAACCCGGTGATCATGGACCTGGTCGAGCTGAGCAACGCCGACGCCAAGCGCCTGGTGGACTTCGCCGCCGGACTCGCCTTCGCGCTACGTGGCTCGTTCGACAAAGTGGCCAGCAAGGTGTTCCTGCTCTCACCCGCCGACGTCGATGTCTCGGCCGAAGAGCGGCGCCGGATCGCGGAAACCGGCTTCTACAACCAGAAATAG
- the pgeF gene encoding peptidoglycan editing factor PgeF, whose product MTAPTLTVRRVTTTRTGGFSMPPYDSFNLGDHVGDDPEAVRRNRLRLAEGIGLPADRLVWMEQIHGRNVEVVDGPRAEPVPATDALVTTEPGLALVVLTADCVPVLLSDDEAGVIAAVHAGRIGARIGIVPRVLEVMIAQGARPERIGAFLGPAASGRRYEVPAAMRADVEAHLPGSATITVRGTPGLDLRAGIRRQLTEAGIGGIAEDPRCTIEDKTLFSHRRGAPTGRIAGVIWIDARGGE is encoded by the coding sequence ATGACCGCGCCCACACTCACCGTCCGCCGGGTCACCACCACGCGCACCGGCGGATTTTCCATGCCGCCGTACGACTCGTTCAATCTCGGCGATCACGTGGGCGACGATCCGGAAGCGGTGCGACGCAATCGTCTCCGTCTCGCCGAGGGCATCGGGCTCCCGGCGGACCGGCTGGTGTGGATGGAGCAGATCCACGGCCGCAATGTCGAGGTGGTCGACGGCCCGCGCGCCGAGCCGGTGCCCGCCACCGACGCCCTGGTGACCACCGAACCAGGCCTCGCCCTGGTGGTGCTGACCGCCGACTGCGTGCCCGTCCTGCTCTCCGACGACGAGGCGGGCGTGATCGCCGCCGTGCATGCGGGCCGCATCGGCGCCAGGATCGGCATCGTGCCGCGGGTGCTCGAGGTGATGATCGCCCAGGGGGCGCGCCCCGAACGCATCGGCGCCTTCCTCGGTCCGGCGGCTTCGGGACGTCGGTACGAAGTCCCGGCCGCCATGCGCGCGGATGTCGAGGCCCATCTGCCCGGCAGCGCCACCATCACGGTGCGCGGCACTCCCGGCCTCGATCTGCGGGCGGGTATCCGCAGGCAGTTGACCGAGGCGGGCATCGGCGGCATCGCCGAGGATCCGCGCTGCACCATCGAGGACAAGACCCTCTTCAGTCACCGGCGCGGTGCGCCGACCGGGCGCATCGCCGGGGTGATCTGGATCGATGCCCGGGGCGGGGAGTGA
- a CDS encoding YggS family pyridoxal phosphate-dependent enzyme, with translation MTGAAQPQTAAAAQARTAELAANLASLNARIDAACRASGRDRDSVRLLPVTKFFPASDVALLADLGLGEFGESREQEAAAKVVALRELGHEGIRWHMIGRLQRNKANAVARWAHTVHSVDSERLATALDRGARAALEADERFEPLDVLIQVSLDDDPARGGVPAHGLDALADTVAGASSLRLAGLMAVPPLGVEPDSAFARLASLHTRLRERHPGASELSAGMSGDLESAIAYGSTWVRVGTALMGARPITSG, from the coding sequence GTGACCGGAGCGGCGCAGCCGCAGACCGCCGCGGCGGCGCAGGCCCGCACCGCGGAGCTGGCCGCGAATCTGGCGTCGCTGAACGCTCGGATCGACGCGGCCTGCCGCGCGAGCGGCCGCGATCGCGACTCCGTTCGGTTGCTGCCGGTGACGAAGTTCTTTCCGGCGTCCGACGTCGCGCTGCTGGCCGACCTCGGGCTCGGCGAGTTCGGCGAGTCGAGAGAGCAGGAGGCCGCGGCGAAGGTGGTCGCCCTGCGTGAACTCGGTCACGAGGGGATCCGGTGGCACATGATCGGCCGGTTGCAGCGCAACAAGGCCAATGCGGTGGCCCGCTGGGCGCACACGGTGCACTCGGTCGACAGCGAACGGCTGGCAACGGCCCTTGACCGGGGCGCGCGCGCCGCGCTCGAGGCCGACGAGCGCTTCGAGCCGCTGGACGTGCTGATCCAGGTGAGTCTGGACGACGATCCCGCGCGCGGCGGCGTGCCCGCGCACGGCTTGGACGCACTCGCCGACACGGTCGCCGGTGCCTCGAGTCTGCGGCTCGCGGGCCTGATGGCCGTCCCTCCGCTGGGGGTCGAGCCTGATAGCGCGTTCGCCCGGCTTGCGAGCTTGCACACGCGTCTACGCGAACGCCACCCCGGCGCGAGCGAACTTTCCGCAGGAATGTCGGGTGATCTGGAATCGGCGATCGCATACGGATCCACGTGGGTGCGTGTCGGTACCGCTCTGATGGGCGCCCGACCGATAACCTCTGGCTAG
- the ftsZ gene encoding cell division protein FtsZ, whose product MTPPHNYLAVIKVVGIGGGGVNAVNRMIEQGLKGVEFIAVNTDAQALLMSDADVKLDVGRELTRGLGAGADPEVGRKAAEDHKDEIEEVLKGADMVFVTAGEGGGTGTGGAPVVASIARKLGALTIGVVTRPFSFEGKRRGNQAEVGINMLRESCDTLIVIPNDRLLQLGDAAVSLMDAFRSADEVLLNGVQGITDLITTPGLINVDFADVKSVMSGAGSALMGIGSSRGEGRSVKAAEAAINSPLLEASMDGAHGVLLSIAGGSDLGLFEINEAASLVQEAAHIEANIIFGTVIDDSLGDEVRVTVIAAGFDGGGPARRTFDAPHTRGSIGSGRAGEISSRAGELSSSRSSEPVSGSTASTSSTSSAGSSGSGRGAVPNYRDTERPRLAEPTVAHNSRSHIQDADPDDDDVDVPDFMRR is encoded by the coding sequence ATGACGCCCCCGCACAACTACCTTGCGGTGATCAAGGTCGTCGGTATCGGCGGCGGCGGCGTGAATGCCGTCAACCGGATGATCGAACAGGGACTCAAGGGAGTCGAGTTCATCGCGGTCAATACCGACGCGCAGGCGCTGCTGATGAGCGACGCCGACGTCAAGCTCGACGTCGGCCGTGAACTGACCCGCGGCCTCGGCGCGGGCGCCGACCCCGAGGTCGGCCGCAAAGCCGCCGAAGACCACAAGGACGAGATCGAAGAGGTGCTCAAGGGCGCCGACATGGTCTTCGTCACCGCGGGCGAGGGCGGCGGCACCGGCACCGGCGGCGCGCCCGTCGTGGCGAGCATCGCGCGCAAGCTCGGCGCGCTGACCATCGGCGTGGTCACCCGGCCGTTCTCCTTCGAGGGAAAGCGCCGGGGCAACCAGGCCGAGGTCGGCATCAACATGCTGCGCGAGTCCTGCGACACGCTCATCGTGATCCCGAACGATCGGCTCCTGCAACTCGGCGACGCTGCGGTCAGCTTGATGGACGCCTTCCGTTCCGCGGACGAGGTGCTGCTCAACGGTGTCCAGGGCATCACCGACCTGATCACCACCCCCGGTCTGATCAACGTCGACTTCGCCGATGTCAAGAGCGTCATGTCCGGCGCGGGCAGCGCCCTGATGGGCATCGGCTCCTCGCGCGGTGAAGGACGATCGGTGAAAGCGGCCGAAGCGGCGATCAATTCGCCGCTGCTGGAAGCCTCGATGGACGGCGCGCACGGCGTACTGTTGTCGATCGCGGGCGGCTCCGACCTGGGGCTGTTCGAGATCAACGAGGCCGCCTCGCTGGTGCAGGAGGCCGCGCACATCGAGGCCAACATCATCTTCGGCACCGTCATCGACGATTCGCTCGGCGACGAGGTGCGGGTCACCGTCATCGCCGCGGGCTTCGACGGTGGCGGTCCGGCCAGGCGCACCTTCGACGCGCCGCACACCCGGGGCTCCATCGGTTCGGGCCGCGCAGGCGAGATCAGCAGCCGGGCGGGCGAGCTGTCGTCGTCGAGGAGTTCGGAGCCGGTGAGTGGTTCCACGGCCTCCACCTCGTCGACTTCCTCGGCGGGCTCGAGCGGTTCCGGCCGCGGCGCGGTGCCCAACTACCGCGACACCGAGCGCCCGCGGCTCGCCGAACCGACGGTGGCCCACAACAGTCGTTCGCACATCCAGGACGCCGACCCGGACGACGACGACGTCGACGTGCCGGACTTCATGCGTCGCTGA
- a CDS encoding cell division protein FtsQ/DivIB translates to MSRVRAAGELLGPGGLRRVRWWALLGVIVLTVLLSVAWFTPALSVRTIEIDGLSTVSEERVREQLDIPDGLSLMRIDTVAMAERVASIAEVRSARVERVYPSTVRVTVDERRAVLWFDAPEGAHLVDRDAVEFAIAAPPIGVPQLVTDHPGGSDPVTRAAVTVANAIPPALNIQVDQVLARSISDISLKLTDGRTVVWGAADDAERKAAVVLPLLTREGTVFDVSSPNLVTVK, encoded by the coding sequence GTGAGCCGCGTGCGCGCGGCGGGTGAGCTGCTCGGGCCGGGTGGTCTGCGACGGGTGCGGTGGTGGGCGCTGCTCGGGGTGATCGTTCTCACCGTCTTGCTGTCGGTCGCATGGTTCACCCCCGCCCTGTCGGTGCGCACGATCGAGATCGACGGTCTGTCGACCGTTTCCGAGGAGCGGGTGCGCGAGCAGCTCGACATTCCCGACGGGCTCTCGCTCATGCGCATCGACACCGTCGCGATGGCCGAGCGGGTGGCCTCGATCGCCGAGGTGCGCTCGGCGCGGGTGGAGCGGGTATACCCCTCGACCGTGCGGGTCACCGTGGACGAGCGCCGCGCGGTGCTCTGGTTCGACGCGCCCGAAGGCGCGCACCTGGTCGACCGCGACGCCGTCGAGTTCGCCATCGCGGCGCCACCGATCGGCGTGCCGCAGCTGGTCACCGACCACCCCGGCGGCAGCGACCCGGTCACTCGCGCCGCGGTGACCGTGGCCAACGCGATTCCGCCCGCCCTGAACATCCAGGTGGACCAGGTTCTGGCGCGGTCGATTTCGGACATCTCGTTGAAACTGACCGACGGCCGCACGGTAGTGTGGGGCGCAGCGGACGACGCCGAACGCAAGGCGGCGGTGGTGTTGCCGCTGTTGACGCGAGAGGGCACGGTGTTCGACGTTTCGAGTCCGAATCTGGTCACGGTGAAGTGA
- the murC gene encoding UDP-N-acetylmuramate--L-alanine ligase — translation MVGIGGAGMSGIARILLSRGGEVSGSDAKESRGVLALRARGAQVRIGHDASALDLLAGGPTAVVTTYAAIPKTNPELVEAHRRDIPVLLRPTVLASLMRGHRTLLVSGTHGKTSTTSMLIVALQHCGLDPSFAVGGELNEAGTNAHHGTGETFVAEADESDGSLLQYDPDVAVVTNIESDHLDFFGTDAAYTQVFDDFADRLTEGGLLVVCLDDPGSLALAERVGPRLAERGVRVLGYGSGELADPPVPVGVRMHSWEPRDVGGVVQFQLGEENTPRSLRLSVPGRHMALNALGALLAARAAGADIDEIIQGLEGFGGVHRRFQFVGRENGVRVFDDYAHHPTEVRAVLGAAAALVEQEARDGARSRQGRVIVVFQPHLYSRTATFASEFGAALSLADEVVVLDVYGAREEPLPGVNGALVAQTVTAPVHYQPDMSRVGRQVAGLARAGDVVITMGAGDVTMLGSQILDGLRARPSYGR, via the coding sequence ATGGTCGGGATCGGCGGGGCGGGCATGTCCGGCATCGCACGCATCCTGCTCTCGCGCGGCGGCGAGGTGTCGGGTTCGGATGCCAAGGAGAGTCGCGGCGTGCTCGCGTTGCGGGCACGCGGCGCCCAGGTCCGCATCGGCCACGACGCCAGCGCGCTCGACCTGCTCGCCGGCGGCCCGACCGCGGTGGTGACCACCTACGCGGCCATCCCCAAGACCAATCCGGAGCTGGTCGAGGCCCACCGTCGCGACATCCCGGTGCTGTTGCGTCCCACAGTGCTGGCCTCGCTGATGCGCGGGCACCGCACCCTGCTGGTCTCGGGCACACACGGCAAGACCTCCACCACCTCGATGCTCATCGTGGCGTTGCAGCACTGCGGGCTGGATCCGTCCTTCGCGGTCGGCGGCGAGCTCAACGAGGCGGGCACCAACGCCCACCACGGCACCGGTGAGACGTTCGTGGCCGAGGCCGACGAGAGCGACGGTTCGCTGCTGCAGTACGACCCGGATGTCGCGGTCGTCACCAACATCGAGTCCGATCACCTGGACTTCTTCGGTACCGACGCCGCCTATACCCAGGTCTTCGACGATTTCGCCGACCGCCTGACCGAAGGCGGCCTGCTGGTGGTGTGTCTCGACGATCCCGGCTCGCTGGCACTGGCCGAGCGGGTCGGGCCGCGACTGGCCGAACGGGGCGTGCGCGTACTCGGTTACGGATCCGGCGAACTCGCCGACCCTCCGGTCCCGGTCGGTGTGCGCATGCACAGCTGGGAGCCGCGTGATGTCGGGGGAGTGGTGCAGTTCCAGCTCGGCGAGGAGAACACACCGCGTTCGTTGCGGCTGTCGGTGCCCGGCAGGCACATGGCGCTCAACGCGTTGGGCGCGCTGCTGGCCGCGCGCGCCGCGGGCGCCGACATCGACGAGATCATCCAGGGTCTGGAGGGTTTCGGCGGCGTGCACCGGCGTTTCCAGTTCGTCGGTCGGGAGAACGGCGTACGGGTCTTCGACGACTACGCCCACCACCCCACCGAGGTGCGCGCGGTGCTCGGGGCCGCGGCCGCGCTGGTCGAGCAGGAGGCCCGCGACGGCGCGCGTTCCCGGCAGGGCCGGGTGATCGTGGTGTTCCAGCCGCATCTCTACAGCCGCACAGCCACTTTCGCTTCCGAGTTCGGCGCGGCGCTGAGCCTCGCCGACGAGGTGGTCGTCCTGGACGTCTACGGCGCGCGGGAGGAACCGCTGCCCGGAGTGAACGGCGCCCTGGTCGCCCAGACGGTCACCGCGCCGGTGCACTACCAGCCGGACATGTCGCGGGTCGGCCGTCAGGTGGCCGGGCTGGCGCGGGCCGGTGACGTGGTGATCACCATGGGCGCGGGCGATGTCACCATGCTCGGCAGCCAGATCCTCGACGGCCTACGGGCGCGGCCCAGCTACGGTCGGTGA
- a CDS encoding DivIVA domain-containing protein produces the protein MPLTPADVHNVAFSKPPIGKRGYNEDEVDAFLDLVEQELSRLIEENADLRQRVAELDAELADAKKNRGSGPAAVKPPVPQAPPEPIKPPVPVAPPAPIAAAPPAKDNSADANLQAAKVLSLAQEMADRLTSDAKTESENLLANARANSERLVTDARTRSESMVAEARQKADALLSDAQTRSDSQLRQAKEKADALQADAERKHTEIMATITQQRSVLESRIEQLKTFEREYRVRLKSYLESQLEELENRGSAVPVDGGEPFADSGSTGSLPAASFAKGGK, from the coding sequence ATGCCGCTGACTCCAGCCGATGTGCACAACGTCGCGTTCAGCAAACCGCCGATCGGGAAGCGCGGCTACAACGAGGATGAGGTCGACGCCTTCCTCGACCTGGTCGAGCAGGAGCTGTCGCGGCTGATCGAGGAGAACGCGGATCTGCGTCAGCGGGTCGCTGAGCTGGACGCCGAGCTGGCCGATGCCAAGAAGAACCGTGGCAGTGGTCCCGCCGCGGTCAAGCCACCGGTGCCGCAGGCGCCGCCGGAGCCGATCAAACCTCCTGTCCCCGTGGCGCCACCGGCGCCTATCGCGGCCGCGCCGCCGGCCAAGGACAACTCCGCGGACGCGAATCTGCAGGCTGCCAAGGTGCTGAGCCTGGCCCAGGAAATGGCCGATCGCCTGACCAGCGACGCCAAGACCGAGTCGGAGAACCTGCTGGCCAACGCGCGAGCGAATTCCGAGCGTCTGGTCACCGATGCGCGCACCCGCTCGGAATCGATGGTCGCCGAGGCGCGCCAGAAGGCCGATGCCCTGCTGTCGGATGCGCAGACCCGGTCCGACAGCCAGCTGCGCCAGGCCAAGGAGAAGGCCGACGCGCTGCAGGCCGACGCGGAGCGCAAGCACACCGAGATCATGGCCACCATCACCCAGCAGCGCAGCGTGCTGGAGAGCCGCATCGAGCAGCTGAAGACGTTCGAGCGCGAGTACCGGGTGCGGTTGAAGTCCTACCTGGAGTCGCAGCTCGAGGAGCTGGAGAACCGCGGTTCGGCGGTTCCGGTGGACGGCGGCGAGCCCTTCGCCGACAGCGGTTCCACCGGCAGTCTGCCCGCCGCTTCGTTCGCCAAGGGCGGCAAGTAA
- the ftsW gene encoding putative lipid II flippase FtsW, with the protein MARPLASFHLIVTIATLLTVLGLVMVLSASSVEAYTAGGSAYSLFRQQILFALIGTVLFYLALRIPIRRLRQWSFPVFGLSVVALFLVLIPGIGTEVQGSRRWIDLGVVSVQPSEIVKVTLVVWGAHLLASRRSEQAPLKDVLVPLVPAGMLVCLLVVLEPNLSTTIALGIVLAALLWFGGLPVRLFVTIALSGIVAAAVLALTAGYRSDRMRAFFNPGEDPQGIGYQARQAMYSLADGGIWGRGLGQSRAKWSYLPNSHNDFIFAIIGEELGFLGCALVLGLFALFVYTGLRIATRSVDPFLRLLSATATTWITAQALINVGYVVGLLPVTGLQLPLVSAGGSSLAITLFMFGIIANAARHEPEAVAALQAGQDGRFSRLLRLPKPEPYSPAKAGAARARSAGRAGQRGGAGARVPRRAGDAQRSGSGQVRNGGRIRGNGQGKPAPRRKSGESRGTSSARATRAWEPTYPMPHAKERGRYR; encoded by the coding sequence ATGGCGCGTCCGCTCGCGTCGTTCCATCTGATCGTCACCATCGCCACCCTGCTCACCGTGCTGGGGCTGGTGATGGTGCTCTCGGCCTCCAGCGTCGAGGCCTACACCGCGGGCGGGTCCGCGTATTCGCTGTTCCGGCAACAGATCCTGTTCGCCCTGATCGGTACCGTGCTGTTCTACCTCGCGCTGCGCATCCCGATCCGCCGGCTGCGGCAGTGGTCGTTCCCGGTGTTCGGGCTGTCGGTGGTCGCGCTGTTCCTGGTACTGATCCCCGGCATCGGCACCGAGGTACAGGGTTCGCGGCGCTGGATCGACCTCGGCGTCGTCTCGGTGCAGCCCTCGGAGATCGTCAAGGTGACCCTGGTGGTGTGGGGCGCGCACCTGCTGGCGTCCCGGCGCAGCGAGCAGGCGCCGCTCAAGGACGTGCTGGTGCCACTGGTACCCGCGGGCATGCTGGTGTGTCTGCTCGTGGTGCTGGAACCGAACCTGTCGACCACCATCGCGCTGGGCATCGTGCTCGCGGCATTGCTGTGGTTCGGCGGCCTGCCGGTGCGACTGTTCGTCACCATCGCCCTCTCGGGCATCGTCGCCGCGGCCGTGCTCGCGCTGACCGCCGGCTACCGCTCCGATCGCATGCGCGCTTTCTTCAATCCCGGTGAGGATCCGCAAGGCATCGGCTACCAGGCCAGGCAGGCGATGTACTCGCTGGCCGACGGGGGGATCTGGGGTCGCGGCCTCGGCCAGAGCCGCGCCAAGTGGAGCTATCTGCCCAACTCGCACAACGACTTCATCTTCGCCATCATCGGTGAGGAACTCGGCTTCCTCGGGTGCGCGCTGGTGCTCGGGCTGTTCGCGCTGTTCGTCTACACCGGCCTGCGCATCGCCACCCGCTCGGTGGACCCTTTCCTGCGGCTGTTGTCGGCGACGGCCACCACCTGGATCACCGCGCAGGCGCTGATCAATGTCGGTTACGTCGTCGGCCTGTTGCCGGTGACCGGCCTGCAGTTGCCCTTGGTCTCGGCGGGCGGTTCTTCGCTGGCCATCACGCTGTTCATGTTCGGCATCATCGCCAATGCCGCCCGCCACGAACCCGAGGCGGTCGCCGCGCTGCAGGCCGGGCAGGACGGCAGATTCAGCCGGTTGTTGCGACTGCCCAAGCCCGAGCCGTATTCGCCCGCCAAAGCCGGTGCGGCACGGGCCAGGTCGGCGGGACGAGCCGGTCAGCGTGGGGGCGCCGGGGCGCGGGTGCCCCGGCGCGCCGGGGATGCGCAGCGCTCGGGCAGCGGACAGGTCCGCAACGGTGGCCGGATCCGGGGGAACGGACAGGGCAAGCCGGCACCGCGGCGCAAGTCCGGGGAGAGCCGCGGTACCAGCTCGGCCAGGGCCACCAGAGCCTGGGAGCCGACCTATCCGATGCCGCACGCGAAGGAACGGGGAAGATACAGGTGA
- a CDS encoding YggT family protein yields the protein MALFAVLYFVLFIFWLLLISRVIVEFIRSFARDWRPTGFVAVILEVIFTVTDPPVKLLRRLIPPVSLGGIRLDLSIMVLLFIVFILMSIVSRLGQPVAPM from the coding sequence GTGGCCTTGTTCGCGGTGCTGTACTTCGTGCTGTTCATCTTCTGGCTGTTGCTCATCAGCCGGGTGATCGTCGAGTTCATCCGTAGCTTCGCCCGGGACTGGCGGCCGACCGGCTTCGTGGCCGTGATCCTGGAGGTGATCTTCACGGTCACCGACCCTCCGGTGAAACTGCTGAGGCGGCTCATTCCCCCGGTGTCGTTGGGGGGAATCCGCCTGGATCTGTCGATAATGGTCCTGCTCTTCATCGTGTTCATCCTGATGTCGATCGTCAGCAGGCTCGGCCAGCCGGTCGCCCCGATGTGA